Proteins from a genomic interval of Medicago truncatula cultivar Jemalong A17 chromosome 3, MtrunA17r5.0-ANR, whole genome shotgun sequence:
- the LOC11428633 gene encoding U-box domain-containing protein 27, with translation MVRERVVDLCITVPTFFKCPISLDVMKSPVSLCTGVTYDRSSIQRWLDDGNNTCPATMQILPTKDFVPNRTLHSLIQIWTDSVHHRVEPVVSPSVLSNQQLLQTITDLASSGLNRTLNRFGLIMKVIHFAQDSDQNRTFLAKLDGFIPLMVSFLDNVENVDKSIEFLEQTLTVLGLILEKIKVREGLKNLVLKGKNKKCLDSMVLVLQKGSNNSRIATARVLKFIAIDAESELLIAENEALLTELLKLSSPENDSKLIENCLSCLIAISKPKRNKQKLVKIGVMKILSKLLKESNTSVTVVEKALKLVETASSTSEGRREMCEDAAFVAAILNKIRNVSNVATEHAVTTLWSVCYLFRDQKAQEAVTMANGLTKILLLIQSNCSPQVRQMCTDLLKIFRVNSKSCLSSYDTKTSHIMPF, from the coding sequence ATGGTTAGAGAAAGAGTTGTTGATCTATGCATCACTGTTCCCACCTTCTTCAAATGCCCAATCTCACTCGACGTTATGAAATCCCCTGTTAGTCTCTGCACCGGTGTCACCTACGACCGTTCCAGCATCCAACGCTGGTTAGATGACGGTAACAACACGTGTCCCGCCACCATGCAAATACTTCCCACCAAAGATTTTGTACCTAACCGTACTCTACATAGTCTCATCCAGATCTGGACCGACTCTGTTCATCACCGGGTCGAACCGGTCGTTTCACCTTCAGTTCTTTCCAATCAACAACTCCTTCAAACCATCACCGACTTAGCCTCTTCCGGTTTAAACCGAACTTTAAACAGGTTCGGTTTAATCATGAAAGTCATTCATTTCGCTCAAGATTCCGATCAGAACAGAACGTTTCTCGCGAAATTAGACGGTTTTATTCCGTTAATGGTTagttttcttgataatgttgAGAATGTTGACAAAAGCATTGAATTTCTTGAACAGACTTTAACGGTGTTAGGTTTGATTCtggaaaaaattaaagttcGTGAAGGATTGAAGAACCTTGTGTTAAAAGGAAAGAACAAAAAATGCTTGGATTCAATGGTTCTCGTTTTACAAAAAGGAAGCAACAATTCAAGAATCGCAACCGCCAGGGTTTTGAAATTCATCGCTATAGACGCTGAATCAGAGCTCCTAATAGCTGAGAACGAAGCTTTGTTAACGGAATTGCTGAAATTATCTTCGCCGGAGAATGATTCGAAGCTGATTGAAAATTGCTTATCGTGCTTAATAGCAATCTCAAAACCGAAACGGAACAAACAGAAACTGGTGAAAATTGGAGTAATGAAGATTTTGTCAAAGTTACTTAAAGAGTCTAATACGAGCGTGACGGTGGTGGAGAAGGCGTTGAAGCTGGTTGAAACAGCGTCATCAACGAgtgaagggagaagagagatgTGTGAAGACGCGGCGTTTGTGGCGGCGATACTGAATAAGATTCGGAATGTATCGAACGTTGCGACGGAGCACGCAGTAACGACGCTGTGGAGTGTTTGTTATCTGTTTCGCGATCAAAAAGCACAAGAAGCGGTTACGATGGCAAATGGATTAACGAAGATATTGTTGCTAATACAGAGTAATTGTTCTCCACAAGTTCGCCAAATGTGTACGGATTTGCTTAAGATTTTTCGGGTTAATTCTAAATCGTGTCTTTCTTCTTATGATACCAAAACTTCACATATTATGCCTTTTTAA